Proteins found in one Nitrospinota bacterium genomic segment:
- a CDS encoding flagellar brake protein has translation MSAASAIRIPVGERCQIQIDQTKYLSALRGYHDFKYVLLEAPLTKGKTVVAPTGLVYIVRFIFEGHVYGFEAQLIKQYGAPISLWVMKYPDDIQVVGLRKSKRITTFMPATLDSSGAAIAGALLDLSEGGGLFTTDQEGIAQDKTFNISFTLPSGEKVDALPCVARSVTKKEGRWMVGLSFNSDGDAINPVKSYYLLMAEQLF, from the coding sequence ATGTCGGCGGCAAGCGCAATAAGGATTCCGGTGGGCGAACGCTGCCAGATACAGATTGACCAGACCAAATACCTTTCGGCCCTGCGCGGCTACCATGATTTCAAGTACGTTCTGCTTGAAGCGCCCTTGACGAAAGGCAAGACCGTTGTGGCCCCCACCGGGCTGGTCTATATCGTGCGGTTCATTTTCGAAGGGCACGTATATGGATTCGAGGCGCAGTTGATCAAGCAGTACGGCGCCCCAATCTCCCTTTGGGTGATGAAGTATCCGGACGACATACAGGTTGTGGGACTGCGCAAAAGCAAGAGGATAACCACTTTCATGCCGGCCACTCTGGATTCTTCCGGGGCCGCTATCGCAGGCGCCTTGCTCGACTTAAGCGAAGGGGGAGGGCTTTTCACCACCGATCAGGAAGGCATCGCCCAGGACAAGACTTTCAACATAAGCTTCACGCTCCCGTCCGGGGAAAAAGTGGATGCGCTGCCGTGCGTCGCCCGCAGCGTCACGAAAAAGGAAGGACGGTGGATGGTAGGCCTTTCCTTCAATTCAG